The following are encoded together in the Ictalurus punctatus breed USDA103 chromosome 1, Coco_2.0, whole genome shotgun sequence genome:
- the tubb6 gene encoding tubulin, beta 6 class V: MREIVHIQAGQCGNQIGTKFWEVISDEHGIDPAGNYVGDSVLQLERINVYYNAASSHKFVPRAILVDLEPGTMDSVRSGTFGQLFRPDNFIFGQTGAGNNWAKGHYTEGAELVDSVLDIVRKECEHCDCLQGFQLTHSLGGGTGSGMGTLLISKIREEYPDRIMNTFSVMPSPKVSDTVVEPYNATLSVHQLVENTDETYCIDNEALYDICFRTLKLTTPTYGDLNHLVSATMSGVTTSLRFPGQLNADLRKLAVNMVPFPRLHFFMPGFAPLTARGSQQYRALTVPELTQQMFDAKNMMAACDPRHGRYLTVATVFRGPMSMKEVDEQMLAIQNKNSSYFVEWIPNNVKVAVCDIPPRGLKMASTFIGNSTAIQELFKRISEQFSAMFRRKAFLHWFTGEGMDEMEFTEAESNMNDLVSEYQQYQEATANDGEDAFDEDEEEVNE, translated from the exons ATGAGAGAAATAGTTCATATACAAGCCGGACAATGCGGCAATCAGATCGGCACTAAG TTTTGGGAAGTCATAAGTGATGAACATGGCATTGACCCAGCAGGCAACTATGTGGGAGACTCTGTCCTTCAGCTGGAGAGAATTAACGTGTACTACAATGCGGCGAGCT CACATAAGTTTGTACCTCGAGCCATactggtggatctggagccggGGACGATGGACAGTGTCCGATCTGGGACATTTGGACAGCTCTTTAGACCTGATAATTTCATCTTTG GACAGACAGGTGCAGGGAATAACTGGGCGAAAGGGCACTACACAGAAGGAGCCGAGCTTGTGGACTCAGTGCTGGACATAGTGAGGAAGGAGTGTGAGCACTGCGACTGCCTCCAGGGCTTTCAGCTCACCCACTCGCTGGGAGGTGGCACTGGTTCAGGCATGGGCACGCTGCTCATCAGTAAAATCCGTGAAGAATATCCGGACCGCATCATGAACACCTTCAGTGTCATGCCCTCACCCAAAGTGTCCGATACAGTGGTGGAGCCTTATAACGCCACACTGTCTGTGCACCAGCTGGTGGAGAACACGGACGAGACGTACTGCATTGATAACGAAGCACTTTACGACATCTGTTTCCGCACACTCAAGCTCACGACGCCAACGTATGGTGATCTTAATCACCTGGTTTCAGCCACCATGAGTGGAGTCACCACCTCGCTGCGCTTCCCTGGTCAACTGAACGCAGATCTCCGCAAGCTGGCTGTAAACATGGTTCCCTTCCCACGCCTGCACTTCTTCATGCCCGGTTTTGCCCCACTGACCGCTAGGGGGAGTCAGCAGTACCGTGCCCTCACCGTGCCTGAATTAACACAGCAGATGTTCGATGCTAAGAACATGATGGCTGCATGTGACCCGCGTCACGGCCGCTACCTGACCGTGGCCACCGTCTTCCGAGGCCCCATGTCCATGAAGGAAGTGGATGAGCAAATGCTCGCCATCCAGAACAAAAACAGCAGCTACTTTGTTGAGTGGATCCCCAACAACGTCAAAGTGGCTGTGTGTGACATCCCACCCAGGGGACTCAAGATGGCGTCCACTTTCATTGGCAACAGCACGGCTATCCAGGAGCTGTTCAAGCGTATCTCTGAGCAGTTCTCTGCTATGTTTCGACGAAAAGCCTTTCTGCACTGGTTCACCGGAGAAGGCATGGACGAGATGGAGTTTACAGAGGCCGAGAGCAACATGAACGACCTGGTGTCTGAGTACCAGCAGTACCAAGAGGCTACAGCCAACGATGGCGAAGATGCTTtcgatgaggatgaggaggaagtCAATGAGTGA
- the dipk1c gene encoding divergent protein kinase domain 1C, giving the protein MFRAVCRAAGLGRGGLGLRWLRARVRRKSAVLFILLWLASWLFLNGLLFVHTTMFSDFCTDDKSRRILQRLCEEYQQGVLTGDLCEDLCVGGRVEYKRCLYYENGKKVMAASWRGVPVVLKSKLENFSSYEALALLEYQDTADDVGAEEELSPLDVVFYAALQIKNLLGLEAGSNLTLPRLWGQKLKKRSQSYSRAELASLWSLLQQEEYAFLRVMQDLTDHVAKVLGSCGHFYAVEYLAAGHAWDQNIFSLEEFSQSPKSEEGQTLTEIDMVPRVALSFLDMVDHFENDFSHHLHLCDIKPENFAIRKDLTVAAIDVDMTFFEPKMQDILEQNCTNDHDCNFFDCISKCDTKRNKCGSKRKNSNLQVICEKIFRSWFSPTLLGDKAGRPLQVELQQAVQDCAETEGGEDAERARNIRLHLKGLLTQLVQEDSANHQSRKQAHAKRRIHTALNF; this is encoded by the exons ATGTTCCGGGCCGTGTGCCGGGCCGCGGGTTTGGGCCGTGGAGGTCTCGGGCTGCGGTGGCTCAGGGCGAGAGTGCGGCGCAAGAGTGCTGTTCTCTTCATCCTGCTCTGGCTTGCCTCATGGCTCTTTCTCAACGGCCTGCTCTTCGTGCACACGACCATGTTTTCCGACTTCTGCACAGATGATAAGAGCAGGAGGATTCTCCAAAGACTG TGTGAGGAATACCAGCAAGGTGTGTTAACAGGTGACCTATGTGAAGACCTTTGCGTGGGCGGCCGTGTGGAATACAAGCGCTGCCTCTACTACGAGAATGGAAAGAAGGTCATGGCGGCCAGCTGGCGAGGCGTGCCCGTCGTCCTCAAGTCCAAGCTCGAGAATTTCTCCTCCTATGAGGCTTTGGCTCTGCTGGAGTACCAGGACACAGCAGATGATGTCGGGGCTGAGGAGGAGCTGTCACCTCTGGATGTGGTGTTTTATGCAGCTTTGCAGATTAAGAACTTGTTGGGTCTGGAGGCTGGGAGTAACTTGACGCTACCAAGGCTTTGGGGCCAGAAACTAAAAAAAAGGTCCCAGTCGTATTCGCGGGCTGAGCTGGCCTCGCTCTGGTCTCTGCTCCAACAGGAGGAATACGCCTTTCTTCGTGTAATGCAGGACCTGACGGACCATGTGGCCAAGGTCCTGGGCTCCTGCGGCCATTTTTACGCAGTGGAATATCTTGCTGCTGGCCACGCATGGGACCAGAATATCTTCTCGCTGGAGGAGTTCTCTCAGAGCCCAAAAAGTGAAGAAGGACAAACACTGACTGAGATAGACATGGTGCCTCGAGTTGCCCTGAGCTTCTTGGACATGGTGGACCACTTTGAGAATGACTTTTCTCATCACTTACACCTTTGTGATATCAAACCGGAAAACTTTGCCATCAGGAAGGACCTGACG GTGGCAGCTATAGATGTGGACATGACCTTTTTTGAGCCCAAAATGCAGGACATTCTTGAGCAAAACTGCACCAACGACCATGACTGCAATTTCTTCGACTGCATCTCTAAATGTGACACAAAGAGAAACAAGTGTGGATCAAAACGCAAAAACAGCAACCTTCAG GTGATCTGTGAGAAGATCTTCCGCTCGTGGTTCTCTCCCACGCTGCTGGGGGATAAAGCGGGGCGCCCCCTTCAGGTGGAGCTCCAGCAGGCGGTGCAGGATTGTGCggagacagagggaggagaGGACGCAGAGCGCGCCCGGAATATAAGGTTGCACCTTAAGGGTCTCCTCACGCAACTCGTCCAGGAGGACTCGGCCAATCATCAGAGCCGAAAGCAAGCACACGCAAAACGCCGCATCCATACGGCGCTCAATTTCTGA